From Tripterygium wilfordii isolate XIE 37 chromosome 13, ASM1340144v1, whole genome shotgun sequence, the proteins below share one genomic window:
- the LOC120012978 gene encoding protein PIN-LIKES 6-like — MERFLATVGIDNQAGGESVLGSIKIAVLPIAKVFTMCFLGFLMASKYVNILPASGRKLLNGLVFSLLLPCLIFSQLGQAITLEKMIQWWFIPANVILATITGSIIGFMVASIVRPPYPFFKFTVIQIGIGNIGNVPLVLIAALCRDKSNPFGDFNKCSTDGTAYISFGQWVGAIILYTYVFQMLAPPPEGTFDIDVASLPVKNQPKDGTPEQVPLLTEDAAPTDSDASKKGKIKEILIYLYEKLKLKQILQPPIIASILAMVLGTIPFLKRLIFTADAPLYFFTDSCIILGEAMIPCILLALGGNLVDGPGSSKLGIRTTAAIIFGRLVLVPPTGLGIVMLADKLGFLPPDDKMFRFVLLLQHSMPTSVLSGAVASLRGCGREAAAILFWVHIFAILSMAGWIVLYLNILF, encoded by the exons ATGGAGAGGTTTCTGGCGACAGTCGGGATCGATAATCAGGCTGGAGGAGAGTCGGTTTTAGGGTCCATAAAGATTGCTGTATTACCTATAGCAAAGGTTTTCACAATGTGCTTTTTGGGATTTCTCATGGCATCCAAGTATGTTAATATTTTGCCAGCAAGTGGTAGGAAGCTCTTGAATGGG TTGGTGTTTTCACTGTTGCTTCCATGTTTGATATTCTCCCAACTTGGACAAGCTATCACTCTAGAGAAAATGATTCAGTG GTGGTTTATACCTGCCAATGTGATTCTGGCTACAATAACTGGCTCAATAATTGGTTTCATGGTTGCATCCATTGTCCGTCCCCCGTACCCATTCTTCAAGTTCACAGTTATACAAATTGGAATTG GGAACATTGGGAACGTGCCTCTTGTCTTGATCGCTGCTTTATGTAGAGACAAGTCCAATCCATTTGGTGATTTTAATAAATGTAGCACAGATGGGACTGCCTACATTTCGTTTGGCCAGTGG GTTGGTGCAATAATTCTATACACATATGTATTTCAAATGCTGGCCCCTCCTCCAGAAGGTACCTTTGACATTGACGTTGCAAGCCTACCTGTGAAGAATCAACCAAAAGATGGAACTCCTGAGCAAGTTCCCTTGCTTACTGAAGATGCTGCACCAACAGATTCAGATGCTTCCAAGAAAGGAAAG ATCAAAGAAATTCTAATTTATTTGTATGAGAAATTGAAGCTCAAGCAAATCCTTCAGCCACCTATCATAGCATCT ATTCTTGCAATGGTATTAGGTACAATTCCATTTTTGAAGCGTTTGATCTTCACAGCTGATGCTCCACTTTACTTTTTTACCGACAGCTGCATCATTCTCGG GGAGGCCATGATTCCATGTATTCTGTTGGCTCTGGGAGGCAACCTCGTCGATG GACCGGGAAGTTCTAAACTGGGTATACGGACAACTGCTGCTATAATATTCGGACGGTTAGTCTTGGTGCCTCCTACAGGGCTAGGTATCGTAATGTTGGCCGATAAGCTGGGCTTCCTACCTCCTGATGATAAGATGTTTCGATTTGTCCTACTCCTTCAGCATTCAATGCCCACATCAGTCCTTTCTG GTGCTGTGGCCAGTCTGAGGGGTTGTGGAAGAGAGGCAGCAGCTATCCTGTTCTGGGTTCATATTTTTGCCATCCTTTCAATGGCTGGGTGGATAGTTCTGTACCTCAACATTCTTTTCTGA